Proteins from one Candidatus Desulfovibrio trichonymphae genomic window:
- a CDS encoding mechanosensitive ion channel family protein: MDERVLRCCVAVLFFLLSQSFTQFCFAATPQTPPTQPAAQADGKKDESAKHVPDQVDTWESVWASQRDMLNEINEKAAIMREKFAKDAAGLTKKTPLFEEEARRLLVLVNNFQEWPNPMEAVSRRIASTMLEERQDLEPLILGRAEVQALLDRVSYLADSLPEDVRGGRVDAEMQAYVKDIAQAKSRLAAVLAKYDSSLGPYMTLLERLEKTRADIASRLPVLWKDYYLQDPVPWLSLETWEEIPQNMRYSVQSMVLRQAVEMPVAAEQWVTAGLRFALCLCFTCVAKFLLGRRLLTPTSSPAGRHIFQISLPCLCLGFSLAASSISTGGEFFRLLLALGNLGIIAGQIFLAWDMRLLKNPEAGVSRAPLWRLMPLTFCAYTLLYLPLAKPLTLVLWTALVAVSLVRLRRQRAEEASSLQLECGILECEPVALWFCLALSLLGLHIYSMTLYLFFVSSSLALELCLGSMGLISEFNGRLPSEGARAAVAHLLIALAAPVVLVTAVTGVLLWVGTLPGGMYLLKEYLLKGVNVGATQFNIIQLLLIISAFYLTRAAVSMGTRLLSKLPGQGLEIDSTLIPPMQTALTYLVWCFFGLFALRSLGMELSNLAMVAGGLSVGIGLGMQTIVNNFISGLILIFSRTLQAGDVVEVDGVTGRVRKISVRATMVETYDNALIYVPNSEFVSSRLTNWTRNSRSVRREISLGVAYGSNTELVMKLMLGIASGHRNVLKYPAPSIAFADFGVSTLDFSLHFWVKDYDVGVSTSSDIRLEIEKQFRQHRIEVAFPQMDLHIKEMPPRVKIPQQPAERRGVACGRLKRPASRGTHYCGRSKIWRAGKAWANASVVQRDSNTGGRSRGERLAF; this comes from the coding sequence ATGGATGAACGCGTTCTGAGGTGTTGTGTTGCTGTTTTGTTTTTTTTGCTGTCGCAGAGTTTTACCCAGTTCTGTTTTGCTGCCACGCCGCAGACGCCGCCCACCCAGCCCGCCGCCCAGGCGGATGGCAAAAAAGATGAGAGCGCAAAACACGTGCCGGATCAAGTTGACACCTGGGAGTCGGTATGGGCCAGTCAGCGCGATATGCTGAATGAAATCAATGAAAAAGCCGCCATCATGCGGGAAAAATTCGCGAAAGACGCGGCGGGGCTGACAAAAAAGACGCCCCTTTTTGAAGAGGAAGCGCGTCGTCTGCTCGTTCTTGTCAATAATTTTCAAGAGTGGCCTAATCCCATGGAAGCAGTCAGCCGGCGAATTGCCTCAACCATGCTGGAGGAACGGCAGGATCTTGAACCGCTCATTCTGGGTCGCGCCGAAGTTCAGGCATTGCTCGACCGGGTGAGCTATCTCGCCGACAGTCTGCCCGAAGATGTGCGCGGCGGACGCGTGGACGCTGAAATGCAGGCATATGTTAAGGATATCGCACAGGCAAAATCACGGCTTGCCGCCGTTTTGGCCAAGTACGACTCTTCTCTTGGTCCGTACATGACGTTGCTTGAACGATTGGAAAAAACACGTGCGGATATTGCCTCTCGGCTGCCGGTGCTCTGGAAAGACTATTATCTGCAAGACCCTGTGCCCTGGTTGAGCCTTGAAACCTGGGAAGAGATTCCGCAGAATATGCGCTATTCTGTTCAGAGCATGGTCTTGCGTCAGGCAGTAGAAATGCCCGTTGCCGCTGAGCAGTGGGTCACGGCCGGTTTGCGTTTCGCGCTGTGCCTGTGTTTTACCTGTGTTGCCAAATTTTTGCTGGGCCGACGCTTGCTCACGCCCACGTCTTCGCCTGCCGGGAGACATATTTTCCAAATTTCTTTGCCCTGTCTCTGCCTAGGATTTTCGCTCGCGGCCAGTTCCATCTCCACCGGCGGAGAATTTTTTCGTCTTTTGCTGGCTCTCGGCAATCTGGGCATTATAGCCGGCCAGATATTTCTGGCCTGGGACATGCGGCTTTTGAAAAATCCGGAAGCCGGCGTTTCGCGCGCGCCGCTCTGGCGGCTCATGCCGCTCACGTTTTGCGCGTATACCTTACTGTATCTGCCTTTGGCAAAACCGCTGACGCTTGTGCTCTGGACAGCTTTGGTCGCCGTGTCGCTGGTACGGCTACGCCGACAGCGCGCAGAGGAAGCGTCCTCCCTGCAACTTGAATGCGGCATTCTTGAATGTGAGCCCGTTGCCCTTTGGTTTTGTCTTGCGCTGAGCCTGCTCGGACTGCATATCTACAGCATGACTCTGTATCTGTTTTTTGTTTCTTCGTCGCTTGCTCTGGAACTGTGCCTCGGCAGCATGGGCCTTATCAGCGAGTTCAACGGGCGACTGCCCAGCGAGGGCGCACGCGCTGCAGTGGCGCATCTGCTAATTGCACTGGCGGCACCTGTTGTGCTGGTGACGGCCGTGACGGGCGTGCTTTTGTGGGTGGGCACGCTGCCCGGCGGCATGTATCTGCTCAAGGAATATCTGCTTAAGGGCGTGAACGTGGGAGCCACACAATTTAATATTATCCAGTTGCTGCTGATTATCAGCGCTTTTTATTTGACACGCGCTGCAGTATCCATGGGCACACGCCTTCTCTCGAAGCTGCCGGGACAGGGGCTTGAGATTGATTCCACGCTGATACCGCCCATGCAAACGGCTCTGACCTATCTTGTATGGTGTTTTTTTGGCCTGTTCGCCCTGCGTTCGCTTGGCATGGAATTGAGCAATCTGGCTATGGTGGCCGGCGGTCTTTCCGTCGGCATAGGTCTCGGCATGCAGACTATTGTCAATAATTTTATTTCAGGTCTTATTCTGATTTTCAGCCGTACGCTTCAGGCAGGAGACGTGGTGGAAGTGGACGGCGTTACCGGCAGGGTGCGCAAAATAAGCGTGCGCGCCACTATGGTGGAAACATATGACAATGCCTTGATTTATGTGCCTAATTCAGAATTTGTCTCCAGCCGCCTTACCAACTGGACGCGCAACAGCCGCTCTGTGCGGCGCGAGATTTCACTGGGCGTAGCATACGGCTCAAACACTGAACTTGTGATGAAACTCATGCTAGGCATTGCCTCAGGCCACCGCAATGTGTTGAAATATCCAGCGCCTTCCATTGCTTTTGCAGATTTCGGGGTGAGCACGCTGGACTTTTCGTTGCACTTTTGGGTCAAGGATTATGACGTTGGTGTGTCCACATCTTCAGATATACGCCTGGAAATAGAAAAACAGTTCCGGCAGCACCGTATTGAGGTTGCTTTTCCACAAATGGACCTGCATATCAAGGAAATGCCGCCGCGTGTCAAAATTCCGCAACAACCGGCTGAACGCCGCGGCGTGGCTTGCGGGCGTCTGAAGCGGCCTGCCTCGCGAGGAACGCACTATTGTGGTCGGTCAAAAATTTGGCGGGCTGGTAAGGCCTGGGCCAACGCTTCCGTCGTGCAGCGCGACAGCAATACCGGCGGGCGGTCACGCGGCGAAAGGCTAGCGTTTTAG
- a CDS encoding tRNA (adenine-N1)-methyltransferase, whose protein sequence is MIPYGSLIVYVTPRGRRYIKRLVEGTSWHSNNGAVTAEQVSSLDFGAQTQTSLSVPIRVQEATLFDRLLHVKRQTQIIYPKDIAYICLRLGAGPGRTILEAGSGSGGLTLGLSWFCGPTGRVVSHEAREEFLLLARRNLEWAGLGGNVELHHKDIADGFAAAGADALFLDVRTPWEYLTPAAAALRPGATLGFLLPTTEQVGKLLLGLEQGPFAETEVCEILIRYWKPVADRLRPEDRMIAHTGFLIFCRLQVRSEAFERLRPLGTRERKQQTARLARQSEASSSDDSG, encoded by the coding sequence ATGATTCCCTACGGTTCCCTGATTGTGTATGTGACCCCTAGGGGCAGGCGCTACATAAAGCGCCTTGTCGAGGGGACAAGCTGGCACAGCAACAACGGGGCAGTAACGGCGGAACAGGTGTCGTCTCTTGATTTCGGCGCACAGACGCAAACAAGTCTCTCCGTGCCCATACGTGTGCAGGAAGCCACGCTTTTTGACCGCCTGCTGCATGTTAAGCGCCAGACGCAGATCATTTATCCCAAAGACATTGCGTATATTTGCCTGCGTCTCGGCGCCGGGCCCGGACGTACGATTCTGGAAGCAGGCAGTGGTTCAGGAGGGCTTACGTTGGGGCTTTCTTGGTTTTGCGGGCCGACGGGTCGGGTTGTTAGCCATGAGGCGCGAGAAGAATTTTTGCTGCTTGCCCGACGCAATCTGGAATGGGCCGGACTTGGCGGCAACGTGGAACTGCATCACAAAGACATTGCCGACGGTTTTGCTGCAGCTGGAGCAGATGCGCTTTTTCTGGACGTGCGCACGCCCTGGGAGTATCTGACGCCGGCGGCAGCGGCTTTGCGCCCCGGCGCGACGCTGGGCTTTCTTTTGCCAACGACGGAGCAGGTGGGCAAGCTGTTGCTTGGGCTGGAGCAGGGACCCTTTGCGGAGACGGAAGTGTGCGAGATTTTGATCCGGTACTGGAAACCTGTGGCCGATCGTCTGCGGCCTGAAGACAGAATGATTGCGCACACAGGTTTTTTGATCTTTTGCCGTTTACAGGTTCGCAGCGAAGCCTTTGAACGTCTCAGGCCGCTCGGCACACGCGAACGCAAACAGCAGACAGCCCGTCTCGCGCGGCAAAGCGAAGCTTCCTCCTCTGACGACAGCGGGTAA
- a CDS encoding penicillin-binding protein 1A, producing MSSKFSWKKAMRWFFFLLLFCGSAGCGVAALLFYWASRDLPDITPIADYNPPQATTILARDGSTLGVLSHEKRYVISLAEMSRFLPLAFLAAEDDAFYRHFGVAPTAIVQAAMINFRTGTKGHGGSTITQQAIKQLLLTSERTYTRKIKEVLLACRLEKILSKDEILSIYLNQIYLGEHAYGVEAAARTYFGKHAADITLAESAVIAGLPKAPSSYNPFRHPKETKNRQMYVLGRLQDLAWITPEEYLQAAVEPLVYWSVTESMGGASLWYMEEVRRLLIEFFTEKNLKAIGVDTLKYGEDYVYEAGLTVRTAMAPTHQDAAGQALRQGLEELDKRQGWRGPLGQLDEQGRSVFLAETVFAPLDLAGGAWVTALVTDVSTAEARVALGQGYTGVIPAANLSWARKPNPKVAGMYAPPVKDVRQALKPGDLIWVSAADQVVVTTDARDRKEKQGRPYDPAEVQKNKPVPLLLQQEPAVQGALASLEPQSGDVVALIGGYNFGDSYFNRATQSRRQPGSSFKPVVYSTALDFGFTPSSTVLDAPFVYVNPWTNKFWRPSNYEHDYKGELPLYQALAFSRNTCTVRIAQRVGVANVIQRAKALGLEPHFPEELAVSLGAVAVSPLNLTQAYAAFANQGLGVRPRIITSIEDTAGRVLYRQDEEHWQAISPQNAYMMATLLKNVVNAGTGTRARIDGRFIAGKTGTSNEEHDAWFMGFTPYLVTGVYVGYDQLQSLGRQEQGGRTAAPVFRNYRAKVEDLYAAQDFVMPEGIVMSGGFAYRADMPLQGIAATDVQTAVDDAGAKTSEGGEDLMRQMF from the coding sequence ATGTCATCCAAATTTTCTTGGAAGAAAGCCATGCGTTGGTTTTTTTTTCTTTTGCTGTTCTGCGGGAGCGCTGGCTGCGGCGTTGCGGCGCTGCTTTTTTACTGGGCTTCGCGTGATTTGCCCGACATCACCCCTATAGCGGACTATAACCCGCCGCAGGCCACGACGATTCTGGCCCGTGACGGCTCGACGCTCGGCGTTTTGTCCCACGAAAAGCGTTATGTCATCAGCCTTGCGGAGATGTCGCGTTTTTTGCCTCTGGCTTTTCTGGCTGCGGAGGACGACGCTTTTTACCGTCATTTCGGCGTTGCCCCGACGGCCATTGTACAGGCGGCGATGATCAACTTTCGCACCGGCACAAAGGGACACGGAGGCAGCACTATCACGCAGCAGGCTATCAAACAGCTCCTGCTTACCTCAGAGCGTACATACACGCGTAAGATCAAGGAAGTCCTTCTGGCGTGCAGGCTGGAAAAAATTCTTTCCAAAGATGAAATCCTGAGCATTTATCTGAACCAGATTTATCTGGGCGAACATGCCTATGGCGTGGAGGCCGCGGCGCGCACGTATTTCGGCAAACACGCCGCTGACATTACCCTTGCGGAAAGCGCCGTTATTGCAGGGCTGCCCAAGGCTCCCAGCAGCTATAATCCTTTTCGCCATCCCAAAGAGACAAAAAATCGTCAGATGTATGTCCTGGGCCGTCTGCAGGATCTCGCCTGGATTACGCCGGAAGAATACCTGCAGGCCGCTGTTGAACCTTTGGTGTACTGGAGCGTGACCGAAAGCATGGGCGGAGCCTCTCTGTGGTATATGGAAGAAGTCCGGCGTTTGCTCATTGAATTTTTTACGGAAAAAAATCTTAAGGCCATTGGGGTGGACACACTTAAATACGGCGAAGATTATGTGTATGAAGCGGGCCTCACCGTGCGCACGGCTATGGCGCCCACCCATCAGGATGCCGCCGGACAGGCTCTGCGCCAAGGTTTGGAAGAACTGGACAAACGTCAGGGCTGGCGTGGTCCTCTGGGACAACTTGACGAACAAGGCCGGAGCGTTTTTCTGGCAGAGACCGTTTTTGCACCCCTTGATCTGGCGGGCGGGGCATGGGTAACGGCGCTTGTGACGGACGTGAGCACCGCTGAAGCCCGTGTGGCCTTGGGGCAGGGTTATACGGGCGTCATTCCAGCTGCCAATCTGTCTTGGGCGCGCAAACCCAACCCCAAGGTGGCCGGCATGTATGCCCCTCCTGTCAAAGACGTACGGCAGGCACTCAAGCCGGGTGATCTGATCTGGGTTTCCGCAGCCGATCAGGTTGTTGTCACTACCGACGCCAGAGACCGCAAGGAAAAGCAAGGACGGCCCTATGATCCGGCTGAAGTGCAAAAAAACAAGCCTGTTCCTCTGCTCTTGCAGCAGGAGCCGGCCGTGCAGGGAGCGCTGGCTTCTCTTGAGCCTCAAAGCGGTGATGTTGTGGCGCTTATCGGCGGTTATAATTTTGGTGACAGCTATTTCAACCGGGCCACGCAATCGCGCCGCCAGCCCGGTTCCAGTTTCAAGCCCGTGGTCTACTCCACGGCGCTTGATTTCGGTTTTACCCCGTCGTCTACTGTGCTGGACGCTCCGTTTGTCTATGTCAACCCTTGGACAAACAAATTTTGGCGTCCCTCCAATTATGAGCACGACTACAAAGGCGAGCTGCCCTTGTATCAGGCGCTGGCGTTTTCCCGTAACACCTGCACCGTGCGTATAGCCCAGCGGGTGGGCGTTGCCAATGTGATACAGCGGGCCAAGGCTCTCGGGCTGGAACCCCATTTCCCTGAGGAACTGGCCGTAAGTCTCGGCGCGGTTGCCGTTTCTCCCCTCAATCTTACGCAGGCGTATGCAGCTTTTGCCAATCAGGGTTTGGGCGTGCGCCCCAGAATCATCACCTCCATTGAAGATACGGCTGGCCGCGTGCTTTACCGTCAGGACGAGGAACACTGGCAGGCCATCAGCCCGCAGAATGCCTATATGATGGCTACGTTGCTCAAAAATGTGGTCAATGCCGGCACGGGAACCCGCGCGCGGATAGACGGCCGCTTCATCGCCGGCAAAACCGGCACCTCGAACGAAGAGCACGACGCTTGGTTTATGGGTTTCACGCCCTACCTGGTCACCGGCGTCTACGTGGGTTATGACCAGTTGCAGTCTTTGGGACGTCAGGAACAGGGCGGTCGTACAGCGGCCCCCGTTTTTCGCAATTACCGCGCGAAAGTGGAAGATTTGTATGCAGCGCAGGATTTTGTCATGCCTGAGGGAATTGTCATGTCCGGCGGTTTTGCCTACCGCGCCGACATGCCTTTACAGGGAATTGCCGCCACAGATGTCCAGACGGCGGTTGACGACGCCGGGGCAAAGACCTCCGAGGGCGGTGAAGACCTTATGCGTCAGATGTTTTGA
- a CDS encoding TusE/DsrC/DsvC family sulfur relay protein codes for MAEITYKGKSFEVDEDGFLLHFDDWCPEWMEYVKESEGIVEINADHQKILDFLQDYYRKNGIAPMVRILSKNTGYKLKEVYELFPSGPGKGACKMAGLPKPTGCV; via the coding sequence ATGGCTGAGATCACCTATAAAGGTAAAAGCTTTGAAGTTGATGAAGATGGCTTTTTGCTGCACTTTGACGACTGGTGCCCTGAATGGATGGAATATGTGAAGGAATCTGAAGGCATTGTTGAAATCAACGCTGATCATCAGAAAATTCTTGATTTCCTGCAGGACTACTACAGGAAAAACGGTATTGCCCCGATGGTGCGCATTCTTTCCAAAAATACCGGCTACAAACTGAAAGAAGTTTACGAGCTTTTCCCCTCAGGCCCCGGCAAAGGTGCCTGCAAAATGGCCGGGTTGCCTAAGCCCACAGGCTGTGTGTAA
- a CDS encoding Dyp-type peroxidase domain-containing protein: MVLGLVETNDAQEKVKSLCGELPALVRSMRNKFSALNASCVMGFGADAWGMLFLEQPRPAELEVLQEIRGAKYVAVSTPGDFFFTYASQK; this comes from the coding sequence ATGGTGCTGGGGCTCGTGGAGACAAACGACGCACAGGAAAAAGTCAAAAGCCTGTGCGGAGAGCTGCCCGCCCTCGTGCGGAGCATGCGCAACAAATTCTCCGCACTGAACGCAAGTTGCGTCATGGGCTTCGGCGCAGATGCTTGGGGGATGCTTTTCCTGGAACAGCCCAGACCGGCAGAGCTTGAAGTTTTGCAGGAAATTAGAGGGGCAAAATACGTTGCTGTTTCCACGCCTGGAGATTTTTTTTTCACATACGCGTCGCAAAAATGA
- the cobM gene encoding precorrin-4 C(11)-methyltransferase: MARQNKKQPGPGLVSFVGAGPGDPELLTVRGRKAIEDAGLVLYAGSLVPLAVVACAGASARLVNSVPLTLWQNHALVREAALAGQNVARVHTGDPSLYGALREQAELLDQEGIPWRVIPGVTAACAAAAAVGITFTVPEITQTLVISRMEGRIPMPDNERMHKLATFETSMAIYLAGRAAENLGHELSRALPRETPVLCAHRVSQPEEKLIWTDVENMAACIAEHNIESQTIVLVLPAEGKTGAPSRLYAEDFSHAFRNGK, translated from the coding sequence ATGGCTAGACAGAACAAGAAGCAGCCCGGCCCCGGTCTCGTCTCCTTTGTGGGAGCGGGCCCAGGCGATCCGGAACTTCTGACCGTCAGAGGCCGCAAGGCCATTGAAGACGCCGGTCTTGTGCTCTATGCGGGTTCCCTTGTGCCGCTGGCTGTTGTGGCCTGCGCCGGAGCATCCGCGCGTCTTGTGAATTCCGTGCCGCTGACACTCTGGCAAAACCACGCCCTTGTGCGTGAAGCGGCGCTCGCCGGGCAAAACGTGGCGCGCGTGCACACGGGCGACCCATCGCTTTACGGCGCGTTACGGGAACAGGCGGAACTGCTTGATCAGGAAGGCATACCCTGGCGGGTCATCCCAGGCGTTACGGCGGCCTGCGCCGCCGCTGCAGCGGTCGGTATAACCTTTACCGTGCCGGAAATCACGCAAACTCTTGTCATCAGCCGCATGGAAGGACGCATCCCTATGCCGGACAACGAGCGCATGCACAAGCTGGCTACCTTCGAGACCTCCATGGCTATCTATCTTGCCGGCCGCGCGGCAGAAAATCTGGGCCATGAGCTCTCACGCGCGCTGCCGCGGGAAACGCCCGTGTTGTGCGCGCACCGCGTAAGCCAGCCGGAAGAAAAGCTCATCTGGACAGATGTGGAAAACATGGCCGCGTGCATCGCCGAACATAATATTGAATCGCAGACAATCGTTCTGGTGCTGCCCGCAGAAGGAAAAACAGGAGCGCCGTCGCGCCTGTACGCGGAAGATTTCAGCCATGCCTTCCGCAACGGAAAGTGA
- the cbiE gene encoding precorrin-6y C5,15-methyltransferase (decarboxylating) subunit CbiE, with amino-acid sequence MRGVKTQAMLPGMTPMSARPAKGKDQAEKPDEWPPISEMLQSLVVFESATQKSAPVTVMGIASGCVDLTLQQRALLNEADVLCAGHALLAAIAPEAENTLQLVCPLDPVLARIEQLHAAGKRVLVAADGDPLFFGIGASLVRRLGADVVRILPAVSCLQLACARLGLPSHNVVCLSLHGRDDMAPLNAATGADAPLFVLTDGHTRPDALARHLLDRGVDWFFAHIFENLNTPDETATHVSLDKAAGMHFGPACTLVLTPVGKARRPCLGLNAQDLAAESSLVTKAPVRAAALALLRIEPAHAVWDLGSGSGAMALEAAALAHQGRVTAVEKKPERAVCIEENRRRFGAATVDVHLGEAPQCLAALPDPQRVFIGGGLSGEQGRDILHHASLRLPPGGRIAVNCALLNTLHLCRDFFDSLGWPVVIVSIQAAEARPLGSDVHLAALNPVFVLAAQKPA; translated from the coding sequence ATGCGCGGCGTAAAAACGCAGGCCATGCTGCCGGGCATGACGCCAATGTCAGCGCGACCGGCCAAGGGCAAAGATCAGGCGGAAAAACCCGACGAATGGCCGCCTATATCGGAAATGTTGCAATCTCTCGTTGTTTTTGAATCTGCAACGCAAAAATCTGCGCCTGTCACGGTCATGGGCATTGCAAGCGGCTGCGTCGATCTGACGCTGCAGCAACGCGCTCTGCTGAACGAGGCCGATGTGCTGTGCGCGGGGCACGCGCTGCTGGCGGCCATTGCCCCGGAAGCTGAAAATACCCTGCAGCTTGTCTGCCCGCTTGATCCTGTTCTCGCCCGCATTGAGCAACTGCACGCCGCGGGCAAGCGCGTGCTCGTCGCGGCCGACGGCGACCCGCTTTTCTTCGGCATAGGCGCAAGCCTTGTCCGCCGCCTCGGTGCGGATGTCGTGCGCATTCTCCCTGCGGTGAGTTGCCTGCAGCTTGCCTGCGCCCGTCTAGGCCTGCCCTCGCACAATGTTGTCTGCCTGTCCCTGCACGGCCGTGATGACATGGCCCCGCTCAACGCGGCCACAGGCGCAGACGCGCCGCTGTTTGTGCTGACGGACGGGCATACGCGCCCGGACGCGCTGGCTCGGCATTTGCTTGATCGCGGAGTAGACTGGTTTTTCGCGCATATTTTTGAAAACCTGAACACGCCTGACGAAACGGCGACGCATGTGAGTCTTGACAAAGCGGCTGGCATGCATTTCGGCCCGGCATGCACACTTGTTCTGACGCCCGTGGGCAAGGCGCGCCGGCCCTGTCTCGGGTTGAACGCACAGGACCTCGCGGCGGAGAGTAGCCTTGTCACCAAAGCGCCCGTGCGCGCGGCGGCCCTTGCTTTACTGCGCATCGAACCGGCGCACGCCGTCTGGGACTTGGGCTCCGGTTCCGGCGCCATGGCTCTGGAGGCAGCCGCGTTGGCTCATCAGGGCCGCGTGACGGCAGTGGAAAAAAAGCCGGAGCGGGCCGTTTGCATTGAGGAAAATCGACGACGTTTCGGCGCGGCGACAGTGGATGTGCATCTCGGCGAGGCGCCGCAGTGCCTCGCCGCCTTGCCCGATCCGCAGCGCGTTTTTATCGGCGGCGGGCTTTCCGGTGAACAAGGCAGGGACATTCTGCACCACGCAAGTCTCCGTCTGCCGCCGGGCGGCCGCATTGCCGTTAACTGCGCCTTGCTGAACACACTGCACTTGTGCCGCGATTTTTTTGACAGCCTGGGCTGGCCTGTGGTAATCGTTTCCATACAGGCTGCGGAGGCCCGTCCTTTGGGCAGCGACGTTCATCTGGCGGCATTAAATCCGGTTTTTGTGCTGGCTGCACAAAAGCCGGCCTGA
- the cbiD gene encoding cobalt-precorrin-5B (C(1))-methyltransferase CbiD, translating into MKPAVLREGFTTGTAAAGAALAALTLLREGHAPTSVSVPLPPFLPPEKCRAPLFAGRCCAGFATLPVESCARLLFESGEKPPGALQTARAAVRKDGGDDPDVTSGALITADVTLHHDTSRQYITPEDDHFIHIAGGPGVGRVTLPGLPVPPGEAAINPTPREQLRFALGLHAAQTTRRRGPCPPLTVIVSVPQGEELARHTLNLRLGIVGGISILGTQGTVRPFSNSAWQVAITHGLAVAHASGCDALCFSTGRRSEKLLMAAYPDLTPQAFIQAADFVEFSLKSAGAMPFKKIIWGCFFGKLLKLSQGISYTHACEGKPGLNELVRLCSYAGADCAGAVDHCTTAAQALELLLTDAAGSQVIARVMSLAAEKAERFAGRPVRLHLFHTDGRALCAA; encoded by the coding sequence ATGAAGCCCGCCGTGTTGCGCGAGGGCTTCACCACCGGCACAGCGGCAGCCGGCGCTGCCTTGGCCGCGCTGACCCTGCTGCGTGAAGGACACGCGCCAACCAGCGTCAGCGTTCCCCTTCCGCCATTTCTTCCTCCGGAAAAATGCCGTGCGCCGTTGTTTGCAGGACGTTGCTGCGCAGGCTTTGCGACATTGCCGGTGGAAAGCTGCGCCAGACTTCTCTTCGAATCAGGGGAAAAACCTCCCGGCGCGTTACAGACAGCCCGCGCTGCCGTGCGCAAAGACGGAGGGGACGACCCGGACGTCACGTCTGGAGCGCTCATCACGGCGGACGTGACGCTGCACCACGACACATCACGACAATATATCACCCCGGAAGACGACCATTTTATACATATTGCAGGTGGTCCCGGCGTTGGCCGCGTTACATTGCCCGGCCTGCCTGTGCCGCCGGGAGAAGCCGCTATCAACCCAACGCCCAGAGAACAACTGCGTTTTGCCCTCGGTCTGCACGCGGCGCAAACCACTCGCCGCCGCGGGCCATGCCCGCCTCTGACCGTTATCGTCAGCGTGCCGCAAGGAGAAGAGCTTGCAAGGCACACTCTTAACCTGCGTCTAGGCATCGTGGGCGGCATTTCCATTCTGGGTACGCAGGGAACGGTGCGCCCTTTCAGCAACTCCGCTTGGCAGGTCGCCATTACCCATGGACTTGCCGTGGCGCACGCCTCAGGCTGCGATGCCCTGTGTTTTTCCACCGGCCGGCGTTCAGAAAAACTGCTCATGGCGGCATACCCTGATCTTACGCCGCAGGCTTTTATACAGGCTGCCGATTTTGTGGAATTCTCCTTAAAATCGGCCGGGGCCATGCCTTTTAAAAAAATTATCTGGGGCTGCTTTTTCGGCAAGCTCCTCAAACTTTCTCAAGGCATATCATACACCCATGCGTGCGAGGGCAAACCCGGCTTGAACGAACTTGTCCGTCTGTGCTCATACGCCGGCGCAGACTGCGCCGGTGCCGTAGATCACTGCACCACCGCCGCCCAGGCGCTTGAACTTTTGCTCACCGACGCGGCCGGGTCGCAAGTCATTGCGCGGGTTATGTCTCTTGCCGCTGAAAAAGCAGAACGTTTTGCCGGACGTCCTGTGCGGCTGCACCTTTTTCATACTGACGGCAGGGCACTATGCGCGGCGTAA
- a CDS encoding helix-turn-helix domain-containing protein — MRWKGRFIESGLHGLMDKPRTGRPTHLNSAFKKAVLEKFEQEPPEGSGQWDGALLAQELGLAKHSVWKLLRMERIRLARKLLKKLVQGREGHVHRRNGTISLLTALEAASGHISRKVTSPRADRRKTAQHGGNTVRYFVPEVFAQKGLQGHGRTCYNETAKSFVWQKREVKDSQLENNARNFNN, encoded by the coding sequence ATGCGCTGGAAAGGACGATTTATTGAGTCAGGCTTACACGGCCTTATGGACAAGCCGCGAACGGGACGTCCAACGCATTTGAATTCGGCCTTCAAAAAGGCTGTCCTGGAAAAGTTTGAACAAGAACCGCCGGAAGGATCCGGGCAGTGGGACGGAGCGCTTTTGGCGCAAGAATTGGGACTGGCAAAGCACAGTGTATGGAAGCTGTTGCGCATGGAACGAATCCGCCTTGCCCGCAAGCTGCTGAAGAAACTGGTTCAAGGACGTGAAGGGCACGTACACAGACGTAACGGGACAATAAGCCTCCTTACAGCTTTGGAAGCAGCGAGTGGGCATATAAGCAGGAAAGTAACATCCCCACGCGCCGACAGGCGCAAGACGGCTCAACATGGTGGAAATACGGTTCGATATTTTGTCCCGGAAGTCTTTGCGCAGAAAGGGCTTCAGGGGCACGGAAGAACTTGCTACAACGAAACCGCAAAGTCTTTTGTATGGCAAAAGCGTGAGGTCAAGGATAGTCAGCTTGAAAATAATGCCAGAAATTTTAATAATTAG